From a region of the Paenibacillus lutimineralis genome:
- a CDS encoding serine hydrolase, translating to MYNELRYREFVTHNIFRSCGMNSTFFISKDDSNVPVAEGYDATYNENNKLEWRKNIYSFPPIGTSDGGAFTTVGDLDLFMRALANGELLSTELTQEIMKPQSTIAREFEWGKIINGYGFHFTYDLSGKLIRMYKDGSNAGVAAMFAYYPEIDTTSTILGNQTCNIWELHWKAESLILTDR from the coding sequence ATGTATAATGAGTTGCGCTATCGGGAGTTTGTTACACATAACATCTTTCGTTCATGCGGAATGAATAGCACCTTTTTCATTTCAAAAGACGATAGTAACGTTCCAGTGGCAGAAGGCTATGATGCTACCTATAACGAGAATAACAAGCTGGAGTGGAGAAAAAACATTTATTCATTTCCGCCGATAGGTACCTCTGACGGAGGAGCCTTTACGACTGTGGGGGATCTTGATTTATTTATGCGGGCGCTAGCTAATGGAGAACTGCTCTCTACCGAATTGACCCAGGAAATCATGAAACCGCAATCGACAATCGCAAGGGAGTTCGAATGGGGCAAGATCATCAACGGATATGGTTTTCATTTTACCTATGATCTTTCAGGAAAGCTCATACGAATGTACAAGGATGGTTCCAATGCAGGGGTAGCGGCTATGTTTGCCTACTACCCTGAGATAGATACAACGAGTACCATTTTAGGCAATCAAACCTGCAATATATGGGAGTTACATTGGAAAGCTGAAAGCCTAATTTTAACAGACAGATAA
- a CDS encoding deoxyguanosinetriphosphate triphosphohydrolase family protein, translating to MNIQEMREHRQYPDNIGQEKSRATFERDYSRLIHSPTFRRLQGKSQVFGAGTGDYYRTRLTHSLEVAQIAREAARSLLRSYPDVAADRAGHPGLIIDPEVVECAAICHDFGHPPFGHKGEEVLDNILEKLVEEKIRQALKNTNPSPEEEQRVREAVRRKYEHFEGNAHNFRLMMFLEKRENIDGLNLSDAVLLGTNKYPYSGTVNKKGLYLHEWEYISYIRDRWGIPEGKKTFEAQLMDLCDDIAYSAHDLEDGIKAGKIEVHEHFLKDSHIQRLIVEKIMTLEDLFWDGWVPEKVQVKVEEVLDSFLRVWNEKMPICGHDYSRTRREVKAYWVSLFVSSLGVVSDGNWQKVTFVKEGREDEDMLRTVSVLKSFAWVTMIRDLRVQRLQKRSAWVIKRLWDAFVDPETSKSIIPGDWLRRFDRDQAREKPIWTWEHMIIDYIAGMTDAYAEKIYNELYGLKVGTIYDMD from the coding sequence ATGAATATACAGGAAATGAGGGAGCATCGGCAGTATCCAGACAATATCGGCCAGGAAAAGAGCCGTGCGACCTTCGAACGCGATTATTCGCGGTTGATTCATTCGCCGACCTTCCGTCGTCTGCAGGGCAAGTCGCAGGTATTTGGAGCGGGAACTGGTGATTATTACCGGACTCGGCTCACACATTCGCTGGAAGTAGCGCAAATTGCCCGGGAAGCCGCGCGCAGCTTGCTTCGCTCCTATCCGGATGTTGCCGCGGATCGAGCCGGCCATCCCGGACTGATCATTGATCCGGAGGTCGTCGAGTGTGCGGCGATCTGCCATGATTTCGGGCACCCCCCCTTCGGGCACAAAGGCGAAGAGGTGCTGGACAATATATTGGAGAAGCTGGTGGAAGAGAAGATCAGACAGGCCTTGAAGAACACCAACCCAAGCCCCGAGGAAGAACAAAGGGTTCGGGAAGCTGTAAGGCGGAAGTATGAGCATTTTGAAGGTAATGCCCACAATTTCCGGCTGATGATGTTCCTGGAGAAGCGGGAAAATATCGATGGACTCAACTTGTCTGACGCGGTATTGCTGGGGACGAACAAATATCCTTACTCTGGCACCGTTAATAAAAAGGGCCTCTACCTGCACGAGTGGGAGTATATTTCCTACATCCGTGATCGTTGGGGGATTCCAGAAGGTAAAAAAACGTTTGAAGCGCAGCTGATGGATTTATGCGACGATATCGCCTATTCAGCACATGATCTTGAGGACGGCATCAAAGCGGGGAAAATTGAGGTGCACGAGCATTTTCTCAAGGATTCCCACATTCAGCGGCTGATTGTCGAGAAGATTATGACGCTGGAGGATCTCTTCTGGGATGGCTGGGTTCCGGAAAAAGTCCAGGTTAAGGTCGAGGAGGTACTGGATTCGTTCCTGAGAGTCTGGAATGAGAAAATGCCGATTTGTGGTCATGATTATTCCCGTACACGCCGCGAGGTGAAGGCATATTGGGTCAGTCTGTTCGTCTCCAGCCTTGGCGTGGTCTCTGATGGGAATTGGCAGAAGGTGACGTTCGTCAAGGAGGGACGGGAGGATGAGGATATGCTGCGTACAGTAAGCGTGCTGAAAAGCTTCGCTTGGGTAACGATGATTCGTGATTTGCGCGTACAGCGACTACAGAAGCGTAGCGCTTGGGTTATCAAGCGGTTATGGGACGCTTTCGTCGATCCGGAGACGTCCAAGTCGATCATCCCTGGCGACTGGCTGCGTCGCTTTGACCGCGATCAGGCAAGAGAGAAGCCGATATGGACTTGGGAGCATATGATCATCGACTACATCGCAGGTATGACAGACGCTTACGCGGAGAAGATCTATAATGAGCTGTACGGACTGAAGGTAGGTACGATTTACGATATGGATTAA
- a CDS encoding thymidine kinase, which translates to MAQLFFKYGAMNSGKSIEILKVAHNYEEQNKPVLIFTPVVDDRDEVGFVFSRIGLRRQAIPMNKDTDIFGIVKGHTPRLYCVLVDECQFLSEDSIKQLVRIVDELDIPVMAFGLKNDFQNHLFEGSRQLLIYADKIEEMKTICWFCARKATMNLRVENGKPVYTGEQIQIGGNESYYPVCRKCHANPPL; encoded by the coding sequence TTGGCACAATTATTTTTCAAATATGGGGCAATGAATAGCGGCAAATCGATTGAGATTTTGAAGGTGGCCCATAACTACGAGGAACAGAACAAACCCGTACTTATTTTTACTCCTGTTGTCGATGATCGGGATGAGGTCGGCTTCGTCTTCTCTCGGATCGGGCTGCGCCGACAAGCCATTCCGATGAACAAGGATACGGACATATTCGGAATCGTCAAAGGTCATACCCCTCGGCTCTACTGCGTGTTGGTGGATGAATGCCAATTCCTGAGTGAGGACAGTATCAAACAATTAGTCCGGATCGTTGACGAGCTGGATATTCCGGTAATGGCGTTCGGGCTGAAGAATGATTTCCAGAATCACCTGTTTGAGGGCAGCCGCCAACTGCTTATCTACGCGGATAAGATTGAAGAAATGAAGACGATCTGCTGGTTCTGTGCGCGCAAAGCAACGATGAATTTGCGGGTAGAGAACGGTAAACCCGTCTATACCGGCGAGCAAATTCAAATCGGCGGCAACGAATCATACTATCCAGTGTGCCGCAAATGCCACGCAAACCCGCCCCTTTAA
- a CDS encoding SDR family oxidoreductase, with amino-acid sequence MGKLEDKIALVTGASRGIGRGIALRLAQEGALVAVHYGTRQNEAEEVVYRIKQGGGAAFAVGADLRTLDGIYDLYASLDEALRERTGDNRLDILVNNAGIGQILTLEEATEESYDQVMNMNVKAPFFVTQQVLPRLKDGGRIINISSFVTRVASPSVFTYSMSKGAIDVLTRTLAQQLGRRNITVNAIQPGIINTEMNAGTLQNPNGQKYAAGLSTFNRWGEPEDVADIAAFLASSDSRWVTGQFIDASGGSHL; translated from the coding sequence ATGGGTAAATTAGAAGATAAAATTGCTTTAGTGACTGGTGCAAGCCGGGGGATAGGTCGTGGCATAGCCTTACGTCTGGCACAGGAGGGCGCATTAGTCGCGGTACACTATGGAACAAGACAAAATGAAGCAGAAGAAGTAGTTTATAGGATCAAGCAAGGTGGAGGAGCTGCATTCGCAGTTGGCGCTGACTTAAGAACTCTTGACGGTATTTATGATTTATATGCGTCATTGGATGAGGCCCTACGGGAACGTACAGGCGATAATCGGCTTGATATCCTAGTAAATAACGCTGGAATCGGTCAAATTTTAACCTTAGAAGAGGCTACAGAAGAATCTTATGATCAAGTCATGAACATGAATGTCAAAGCGCCGTTTTTTGTTACCCAACAAGTGTTGCCGCGTCTGAAAGATGGAGGGCGTATTATCAATATATCATCATTTGTCACACGTGTAGCCTCTCCAAGCGTCTTCACGTACAGTATGTCGAAGGGAGCGATTGATGTACTTACGCGCACCTTGGCTCAGCAACTGGGGAGACGCAATATTACAGTGAATGCTATTCAGCCTGGCATTATTAATACAGAGATGAATGCTGGAACGCTGCAAAATCCGAATGGACAGAAATATGCAGCTGGTCTCTCTACCTTCAATAGGTGGGGTGAGCCTGAAGATGTTGCGGATATTGCTGCCTTTCTTGCTTCATCGGACAGCCGTTGGGTAACAGGTCAGTTCATTGATGCAAGCGGCGGATCTCATCTGTAA
- a CDS encoding amidohydrolase family protein, giving the protein MRKSLNPKQASLALLAVCCIVVITIVWLNSKSYWPFERADTASANSVNEITDRVAKLKQAGDTPTLEQLVDAFEPLGLIDVHNHNASGSRYSSMLDVWKKNHISKVVLFGDVSEPSAIGTDAAAWLAYQSSPEQFLPFFSGFDLHDQGCLDVIHDNLEQGYFGLGEIAAASTFSPVVSRVAWKASDPMDGFLPDIYELIATYKAPILLHIDPPNGYPVLKLEEALEAHPNTTFIFGHMNAYSSPEEIDRLLGKHSNLYADFFAGFSVYNPEGGGHPENFIPIMKKYPDRFMLSTDSGYGIESEEQAIDAMYRILYLLDDPELAKKIAHDNMMELIQAQPATMTQLSAIQKLAADRGKTYNYDNMSKLEAGEILANAEK; this is encoded by the coding sequence ATGAGAAAGAGTCTGAATCCAAAACAGGCGAGTCTAGCTCTATTGGCAGTATGCTGCATCGTCGTCATCACCATTGTTTGGTTGAACAGCAAAAGCTATTGGCCATTTGAGAGGGCAGATACCGCCTCAGCCAATTCCGTGAATGAGATAACAGATCGCGTGGCGAAGCTAAAGCAAGCCGGGGACACTCCAACACTAGAGCAACTTGTCGATGCTTTCGAACCACTGGGATTAATCGATGTACATAATCATAACGCCTCCGGTTCGCGTTATTCCTCAATGCTCGATGTCTGGAAGAAAAATCATATCAGCAAAGTCGTTCTCTTCGGCGATGTATCCGAGCCCAGCGCGATTGGTACAGATGCAGCCGCCTGGTTAGCCTATCAGAGCTCTCCCGAACAATTCCTCCCCTTCTTCTCAGGCTTCGATCTGCATGACCAAGGCTGTCTGGACGTCATTCATGACAATCTGGAGCAAGGTTATTTCGGCCTTGGCGAGATTGCCGCTGCCTCGACCTTCTCCCCCGTCGTATCCCGTGTCGCCTGGAAGGCCTCGGATCCTATGGATGGGTTCCTACCTGACATCTATGAACTCATTGCGACTTATAAAGCGCCAATCCTGCTCCACATTGATCCGCCTAACGGATATCCAGTTCTCAAGCTAGAGGAAGCACTGGAGGCCCATCCGAACACGACTTTTATCTTCGGTCATATGAACGCCTACAGCTCACCAGAGGAGATCGATCGATTGCTTGGGAAGCATTCGAATCTGTATGCTGACTTTTTCGCCGGGTTCTCCGTCTATAATCCCGAAGGAGGAGGACATCCCGAGAACTTTATACCGATTATGAAGAAGTATCCGGATCGCTTCATGCTCAGCACAGACTCTGGCTATGGCATTGAGAGCGAGGAACAGGCCATCGACGCGATGTATCGGATCCTGTATCTGCTGGACGACCCAGAGCTGGCAAAGAAGATTGCGCATGACAATATGATGGAACTCATTCAGGCGCAGCCAGCAACAATGACGCAGTTGTCTGCCATTCAGAAGTTGGCGGCTGATCGTGGAAAGACTTATAACTATGACAACATGTCGAAGCTGGAGGCTGGAGAAATACTGGCTAATGCCGAAAAGTGA
- a CDS encoding phosphotransferase family protein, with protein sequence MSLHFGNSEHIEISLLNSGLFNTTYKLDLNSLQRKLILRVGPVNREYLLNYEQNLMEAECYVYDLLSKNQIPCPVVLAADFSKRFIPRDYMITEYIDSTPLSDESIPNEAKCDIYGQAGKWTSEIHKIVGPQFGRVSDILRGKGHDHWDQFLVSHITEIGEKSLFFGVLDRDIVNRISHVFENIRNIFTSVTTPRLIHADLWAGNVLVHSNNNNSNYELAAIIDADRAIFGDTDFEFANPWMINDSFLKGYGENIDEPNRQLKLDAYKLIYSFIDTFVWKVQYQNKNEYENHKLLTSEILKSLEKQI encoded by the coding sequence GTGAGTTTACATTTCGGCAATTCCGAGCATATTGAAATCTCTTTGTTAAATAGCGGTCTCTTTAATACAACTTACAAACTAGATCTGAATTCTTTGCAACGTAAATTAATTTTGAGGGTAGGACCTGTGAATCGGGAGTATCTCTTAAATTACGAACAAAACCTAATGGAAGCCGAATGTTATGTTTATGATTTGTTATCCAAAAATCAAATCCCTTGTCCTGTCGTATTAGCAGCTGATTTTTCAAAAAGATTTATCCCCCGGGATTACATGATAACCGAGTATATCGACAGCACTCCTCTTTCGGACGAATCCATACCCAATGAAGCAAAATGTGATATATACGGTCAGGCTGGCAAATGGACTTCAGAGATTCATAAGATTGTTGGTCCACAATTCGGAAGGGTTTCAGATATCCTTAGGGGTAAGGGGCATGATCATTGGGATCAATTCTTAGTATCACATATAACAGAGATCGGTGAAAAGAGCCTTTTCTTTGGGGTATTAGATCGTGACATAGTGAACCGAATTAGTCATGTTTTTGAAAACATTAGAAATATTTTCACGAGTGTTACTACCCCTAGACTCATACATGCAGATTTATGGGCTGGGAATGTACTTGTCCATTCAAACAACAATAATTCAAATTATGAACTAGCCGCTATTATTGATGCAGATAGGGCAATTTTTGGAGATACTGATTTCGAATTTGCAAATCCTTGGATGATTAACGATTCATTCCTGAAAGGTTATGGAGAAAATATTGATGAACCTAACAGACAACTTAAACTTGACGCTTATAAGTTGATTTATAGTTTCATCGACACTTTTGTGTGGAAGGTTCAATATCAAAACAAAAACGAATATGAAAATCACAAATTACTGACATCTGAGATATTGAAGTCTTTAGAAAAACAAATTTAA